A stretch of Triticum aestivum cultivar Chinese Spring chromosome 1D, IWGSC CS RefSeq v2.1, whole genome shotgun sequence DNA encodes these proteins:
- the LOC123161592 gene encoding uncharacterized protein yields MSDKQKGLINAVQKVFPHAEHRFCVRHLYQNFHKVHKGEQLKNDLWSIARSTNDIAYQKNMDQIKSHSEAAYKWVEKQAPRTWIKAFFNPFPKCDILLNNMSEVFNSYILEARELPVVSALDNMHIKLTNRIVSKQRESDKWTGRLCPKIQKKLDKFVEWAANCMVQEAGKGVFQVKSFNSTYLVDLNMNSCDCKRWELSGIPCHHVLACARHERIEPESLVHPYYTVESYKKAYAYNIMPLRDKGHWEKMHGIDVYPPL; encoded by the exons ATGAGTGACAAGCAAAAG GGTCTAATAAATGCTGTGCAGAAGGTATTCCCACATGCAGAACACAGATTTTGTGTTAGGCATCTATACCAAAATTTCCACAAAGTGCATAAGGGTGAGCAGTTGAAGAATGATCTTTGGTCGATAGCAAGATCCACCAATGACATTGCATATCAGAAGAATATGGACCAGATAAAGTCACATAGTGAGGCTGCATACAAATGGGTTGAGAAACAGGCACCGAGAACATGGATAAAGGCCTTTTTTAACCCATTCCCCAAGTGTGATATATTGCTTAACAACATGTCAGAGGTATTCAACAG TTACATACTTGAGGCAAGAGAACTACCAGTTGTGTCAGCATTGGACAACATGCACATCAAGTTAACCAACAGAATTGTTAGCAAGCAAAGAGAGTCAGACAAGTGGACAGGGAGACTTTGTCCAAAGATCCAGAAGAAGTTGGACAAGTTTGTCGAGTGGGCAGCTAATTGTATGGTCCAAGAAGCTGGTAAAGGGGTTTTCCAAGTAAAATCCTTTAACAGCACATACTTGGTGGATCTCAACATGAACAGTTGTGACTGTAAAAGATGGGAGTTGTCTGgaataccatgtcatcatgttctTGCATGTGCTAGGCATGAAAGAATTGAGCCTGAAAGCTTGGTGCATCCATACTATACTGTTGAGAGCTACAAGAAGGCCTATGCGTACAACATAATGCCACTGAGGGACAAAGGTCACTGGGAAAAAATGCATGGAATTGACGTGTACCCACCACT GTAG